A genomic stretch from Glaciecola nitratireducens FR1064 includes:
- a CDS encoding PstS family phosphate ABC transporter substrate-binding protein: MCLWLGLFLLLPMHVNAQSVEDEPASQVPITSFPQVETVTSNERTIELPDTIPTNLAALNKQDSLAGVYGSISSVGSDTLATLISLWSERFKTAYPHVKFQIQASGSATAPQALTQGTATIGPMSRAMTASEISRFTQKYGYPPTALIVAVDAIAIYVEKNNPIESLTLKQVDALFSATRFCGSSKKIDTWTDIGVTKFGENREVLLYGRNSASGTYDLFKKQALCEGDFKATVNELPGSSSVVLSIASSVGGLGYAALGRFDENVKALSIGTQAQGDTVYIEPNTENITTGTYPFSRYLYIVVNKPPNEPLPVLERAFLTFILSDEGQKMVSENGYYSVNKQLRDKQLVSILR, translated from the coding sequence GTGTGTTTATGGCTTGGATTATTCTTATTGCTGCCAATGCATGTGAATGCTCAGTCGGTCGAAGATGAGCCTGCGTCTCAAGTGCCGATAACAAGTTTTCCTCAAGTAGAAACAGTAACTAGCAATGAGCGCACTATTGAACTGCCCGATACCATTCCAACTAACTTGGCAGCATTGAACAAGCAAGACAGCCTAGCGGGTGTGTATGGAAGCATATCGTCGGTTGGTTCCGACACCTTGGCTACATTAATTTCATTATGGTCTGAACGATTTAAAACTGCTTATCCGCACGTGAAATTTCAAATTCAAGCATCGGGTTCGGCAACTGCCCCTCAGGCCCTGACTCAAGGTACCGCGACTATTGGGCCAATGTCGCGTGCGATGACAGCGAGTGAAATCAGTCGTTTTACGCAAAAATATGGGTATCCGCCCACTGCGCTGATTGTTGCTGTTGATGCGATTGCCATTTATGTTGAAAAGAATAATCCCATCGAATCACTCACACTAAAACAAGTTGATGCGCTTTTTTCGGCAACTCGGTTTTGTGGTTCATCTAAGAAAATAGACACGTGGACTGACATTGGCGTGACTAAATTTGGTGAAAATCGAGAAGTGCTTTTATACGGTCGAAATTCCGCATCAGGTACCTACGACTTATTTAAGAAGCAAGCTTTGTGTGAAGGCGATTTCAAAGCCACAGTTAACGAGTTGCCGGGTTCATCATCGGTTGTGTTATCTATTGCATCTTCTGTTGGTGGTCTTGGTTATGCCGCTCTTGGGCGCTTTGATGAAAACGTAAAGGCGCTCTCTATTGGCACGCAAGCGCAGGGTGATACTGTATACATTGAGCCAAATACCGAAAACATCACTACCGGCACGTACCCATTCTCTCGCTATCTATATATCGTGGTAAATAAACCGCCAAACGAACCTCTACCTGTTTTAGAGCGTGCTTTTCTTACTTTTATTTTATCCGATGAAGGACAAAAAATGGTGAGTGAAAATGGCTACTATTCGGTAAATAAGCAGCTTAGGGACAAGCAATTAGTTTCTATTTTACGTTAA
- the phoR gene encoding phosphate regulon sensor histidine kinase PhoR codes for MYYPRSWTKSILRLFTYLALIVLVGVYLENVTLVLLIASVTLIVFNYLHLYRLTKWLWQSRKMSPPSAPGLWEHVYEGVYYLQRRNRNKRRNLGELVKRFREGSEALPDAVVVVDKEAKIVWCNRHARIEIGLKWPDDSGRRIDNLIRHPKFIEYFHSGEYHFPIEIPAPTNPSKTFEYRIMTYGEDQLLLIVRDVSRVSQLEEMRKDFVANVSHELRTPLTVINGYLEVLTADSNDENPFVQKAMNEMGTQTKRMQALIEDLLILSRIEASAERIYENTINMTALLKQVETEAKTLNIDKQHNISFKVDDELRIFGVETEMRSACSNLIFNAIHYTPAGGNIKVLWKKRAGGAYFAVVDNGDGIEEKHLRRLTERFYRVDKARSRKTGGSGLGLSIVKHVLNHHNSFLNIESKVGKGSEFSFILPPELIYENSLDS; via the coding sequence ATGTATTACCCGCGTTCTTGGACTAAAAGTATATTAAGGCTATTTACCTATCTAGCCTTAATTGTGCTTGTAGGTGTTTACCTTGAAAATGTGACTTTAGTGCTACTGATCGCATCTGTGACCCTTATTGTTTTCAACTATCTTCATTTATATCGACTAACCAAGTGGCTCTGGCAAAGCAGAAAAATGTCACCACCATCTGCTCCCGGCCTATGGGAGCATGTATACGAAGGCGTTTATTACTTGCAGCGCCGCAATCGCAACAAGCGTCGGAACTTAGGTGAATTAGTTAAGCGTTTCCGCGAGGGTTCTGAAGCTCTCCCTGATGCGGTTGTTGTGGTGGATAAGGAAGCCAAAATTGTTTGGTGTAATCGTCATGCGAGAATAGAAATAGGCTTAAAGTGGCCAGACGATTCTGGGCGCAGAATTGATAATCTGATCCGGCATCCTAAGTTTATCGAGTATTTTCACTCTGGTGAATATCATTTTCCCATAGAAATTCCTGCGCCAACAAACCCTAGCAAAACGTTTGAATACCGGATTATGACGTATGGTGAAGATCAGCTATTGCTGATAGTCAGAGACGTATCTCGGGTTTCACAACTAGAAGAAATGCGCAAAGACTTCGTGGCAAATGTGTCGCATGAACTGCGAACACCATTGACGGTCATCAATGGCTATCTAGAAGTGCTTACAGCGGACAGTAACGACGAGAACCCATTTGTGCAAAAAGCGATGAACGAGATGGGAACACAAACTAAACGAATGCAGGCGCTCATCGAAGATTTGCTGATTTTGTCTCGTATTGAAGCGTCAGCAGAGCGAATATATGAAAACACAATCAATATGACGGCGCTGTTAAAGCAAGTTGAAACTGAAGCGAAAACGCTGAACATAGACAAACAACACAATATTTCGTTTAAAGTTGACGATGAACTTCGGATTTTCGGGGTTGAAACAGAAATGCGTAGCGCGTGTTCTAACCTGATCTTCAACGCCATCCATTACACGCCAGCAGGTGGAAATATAAAAGTACTGTGGAAGAAGCGTGCAGGTGGTGCCTATTTTGCAGTAGTTGACAATGGCGATGGCATCGAAGAAAAGCATTTGCGGCGACTAACAGAGCGCTTTTATCGCGTGGACAAAGCGCGCTCAAGAAAAACCGGTGGTTCAGGTTTAGGGCTATCAATTGTGAAGCATGTCCTGAATCATCACAATTCGTTTTTAAATATTGAGAGTAAAGTTGGAAAGGGCAGTGAATTTTCATTTATACTGCCCCCAGAACTTATTTATGAAAATAGCTTGGACTCGTGA
- the phoB gene encoding phosphate regulon transcriptional regulator PhoB, protein MSRTILLVEDEAPIREMLSFVLEQAGFTVVEAEDFDVALEKVKEPYPDLILLDWMLPGGSGVQLAKKLKQHEFTRDIPVIMLTARGEEDDKIRGLEAGADDYVTKPFSPKELVARIKAVMRRVTPTSKEEPIEFNGLILEPISHRVTANGDPLDMGPTEFKMLHFFMTHSERVYSRELLLDNVWGTNVYVEDRTVDVHIRRLRKALSQHGHDAMIQTVRGAGYRFSNKI, encoded by the coding sequence ATGTCTCGCACAATACTGTTAGTTGAGGACGAAGCCCCCATCAGGGAAATGCTTTCTTTTGTCTTAGAACAAGCTGGTTTTACTGTAGTTGAAGCAGAAGACTTCGATGTTGCTTTGGAAAAAGTGAAAGAACCTTACCCTGATCTTATTTTACTCGATTGGATGCTACCGGGTGGAAGTGGTGTTCAGTTGGCTAAAAAGCTTAAGCAACACGAATTCACCCGCGATATCCCAGTGATAATGCTCACTGCTCGAGGCGAAGAGGATGATAAAATTCGAGGTTTGGAAGCTGGCGCAGATGACTACGTCACGAAACCCTTCTCACCAAAAGAGTTGGTCGCCCGCATAAAAGCAGTCATGCGTCGTGTCACGCCCACTTCTAAAGAAGAACCTATCGAGTTTAATGGCTTAATACTAGAGCCTATCTCTCATCGCGTAACGGCTAACGGCGATCCCTTAGATATGGGGCCAACGGAATTCAAGATGTTACATTTCTTCATGACACACTCTGAGCGAGTATATAGTCGTGAGCTGCTGCTCGACAATGTCTGGGGCACCAATGTTTACGTCGAAGACCGCACCGTTGACGTGCATATTCGCCGGCTTCGCAAAGCCTTATCGCAACATGGCCATGATGCGATGATACAAACTGTCCGTGGCGCAGGATATCGTTTCTCAAATAAGATTTAA
- the rdgC gene encoding recombination-associated protein RdgC, whose translation MWFKNLKLYQLTNTLELTEEQLQTQLESMSFRPCGSQDIATMGWTSPFRNSDMLFQKTANRYWLVLKKEERILPASVINNELAEKVAQIEAETGSPVPKKSQQDLKQEIVHRLLPQAFTKNSVTHGFISPEHNLVVVDASSDGAAEAFLSCIRKCIGSLPVVPFAKSSKQETLTSWVMQDAPEQIEILDEAEFKSPSEDGATIRCKSQDLDAPEILAHLQSGMLVQKLSVAWQDRLTCIIGEDLSIKRLKFTDVVKEQNEDIPKDEINVKLDADFTLMSGEVVEFAEALRKIFDVEAE comes from the coding sequence ATGTGGTTCAAAAACCTTAAGTTATATCAGCTAACAAACACGTTAGAGCTTACCGAAGAACAACTTCAAACGCAGTTAGAAAGCATGTCTTTTCGTCCGTGCGGTTCTCAAGATATCGCAACCATGGGATGGACTTCGCCATTTAGAAATAGCGACATGTTGTTCCAAAAAACAGCCAATCGTTACTGGCTAGTTCTTAAGAAAGAAGAGCGTATATTGCCTGCGTCAGTTATCAATAATGAACTCGCTGAAAAAGTTGCACAAATTGAGGCCGAGACAGGATCGCCAGTTCCAAAGAAATCACAGCAAGATTTGAAACAAGAAATTGTCCACCGTTTGCTCCCTCAAGCGTTTACAAAAAACAGTGTGACACATGGCTTTATTTCGCCCGAGCATAATCTTGTTGTTGTTGATGCTAGTTCTGATGGAGCAGCTGAAGCGTTTCTCTCTTGTATTAGAAAATGTATTGGTTCACTTCCTGTCGTTCCCTTTGCGAAAAGTAGCAAACAGGAAACGTTAACATCGTGGGTAATGCAAGATGCACCAGAGCAAATTGAAATACTTGACGAGGCTGAATTTAAGTCACCTTCGGAAGATGGCGCAACAATTAGATGTAAATCACAAGATCTGGATGCTCCAGAAATACTAGCGCATTTGCAATCAGGTATGTTGGTACAAAAATTAAGCGTTGCGTGGCAAGACCGACTGACTTGCATCATTGGCGAAGATCTTTCTATAAAGCGTTTAAAATTTACGGATGTCGTAAAAGAACAAAACGAGGATATTCCGAAAGACGAAATCAATGTTAAGCTAGACGCTGACTTTACGCTTATGTCTGGAGAAGTCGTTGAATTTGCAGAAGCGCTCCGCAAAATATTTGACGTTGAAGCAGAATAA
- a CDS encoding HDOD domain-containing protein has protein sequence MSTQNALLTILVEKINNDTLVLPTLPAIALKVRKSADDPNINLNGMADVVGQDPSLSARMIKISNSAYLGRSIKVTSTTQAVTRIGLNQVKNIATALAMEQLFVSKNEIVKKYMAKMWTDTIDIVANAMAAMLTYKAATGKKNLSLDTITLSALVANIGALPVLTEAERHDSVFANPTFLDVAIEKLSGRIGGSIMREWQFNDVFIQCAEHWRNLEFNEPTVGYIDFVRIGAALSNQAENGDEILTLAQQKGIFDDVDVYQSPEFVEMRDNAKSIFA, from the coding sequence ATGTCTACTCAAAATGCACTGTTAACCATACTAGTCGAAAAAATTAACAACGATACCTTGGTTTTACCCACTCTTCCTGCAATTGCATTAAAAGTAAGAAAGTCGGCTGACGACCCTAATATCAATCTAAACGGCATGGCGGATGTGGTCGGACAGGATCCATCATTAAGCGCACGAATGATTAAAATTTCCAATAGTGCTTATCTGGGACGTTCTATAAAGGTAACTTCAACAACGCAAGCGGTTACCCGTATTGGTTTGAATCAAGTTAAGAACATTGCAACTGCGTTAGCGATGGAACAACTGTTTGTTTCTAAGAATGAAATTGTCAAAAAGTACATGGCGAAGATGTGGACTGACACTATCGACATCGTGGCGAATGCAATGGCTGCTATGCTGACTTATAAAGCGGCGACGGGCAAAAAGAACCTGAGTTTAGATACTATTACGCTCTCTGCTCTCGTGGCCAACATCGGTGCTCTGCCTGTATTAACGGAAGCTGAGCGTCATGATAGTGTCTTCGCAAACCCAACTTTTCTTGATGTTGCAATTGAAAAGCTATCTGGTCGCATCGGCGGAAGCATAATGCGTGAATGGCAGTTTAATGATGTTTTCATTCAGTGCGCAGAGCACTGGAGAAACTTAGAATTCAATGAACCTACCGTTGGTTATATTGACTTTGTTCGCATAGGTGCGGCATTGTCTAATCAAGCAGAAAATGGAGACGAAATATTAACATTGGCACAGCAAAAAGGTATTTTTGATGACGTTGATGTTTACCAGTCACCCGAGTTTGTTGAAATGAGAGACAATGCGAAATCTATTTTTGCATAA
- a CDS encoding histidine triad nucleotide-binding protein, protein MTDTIFTKIINKEIPADILFEDERVIVFKDINPQAPVHFLVIPKKAIATTNDIAVEDEALVGYMHRVAANVAKGLGVAEQGFRTVMNCNQDGGQTVYHIHLHVLAGKALGWPPYQERLKS, encoded by the coding sequence ATGACCGACACAATATTTACAAAAATTATTAATAAAGAAATCCCTGCCGATATATTGTTCGAAGACGAGAGAGTTATAGTGTTCAAGGACATCAATCCGCAAGCGCCAGTGCACTTTTTAGTTATTCCTAAAAAGGCAATTGCTACGACAAACGATATTGCTGTTGAAGACGAAGCGCTTGTCGGTTACATGCATCGCGTAGCGGCAAATGTCGCAAAAGGCCTAGGAGTCGCAGAGCAGGGTTTTAGAACGGTTATGAACTGTAATCAAGATGGCGGGCAAACGGTTTATCATATTCATTTGCACGTTCTAGCAGGGAAAGCGCTGGGGTGGCCTCCATATCAAGAGCGATTAAAGAGCTAA
- a CDS encoding undecaprenyl-diphosphate phosphatase, with product MTFFEIIILAIIQGLTEFLPISSSAHLILPAEILGWRNQGLAFDVAVHVGSLMAVVIYLRKDVVDLTVAWFSHGLGKQQTTQSKLAWWIIIATIPGVVFGFLMKDWIALNARTALVIACTTIIFGLLLWYADIKAKQLKTIEKIGLKEAIVIGLAQAIAIIPGTSRSGITMTAGLMLGLDRESTAKFSFLLSIPIILGAGLFSVLELLGSVAKVNWNELFYGAAFSFVAAYLCIFLFLSWISKIGMLPFVIYRLVLGFVLLYIVLG from the coding sequence ATGACGTTTTTTGAAATAATCATCCTCGCTATTATTCAAGGTTTAACGGAATTTTTACCTATTTCTAGTTCTGCTCACCTAATTTTGCCTGCTGAAATATTAGGGTGGCGCAACCAAGGGTTAGCATTCGATGTGGCTGTGCATGTGGGTAGCTTAATGGCGGTTGTTATCTACCTGAGGAAAGATGTGGTTGACCTTACCGTTGCATGGTTCTCGCATGGTTTGGGAAAACAGCAAACAACGCAGAGCAAATTGGCCTGGTGGATCATTATAGCGACTATTCCCGGTGTGGTATTTGGCTTTTTAATGAAGGACTGGATCGCTCTTAACGCCAGAACTGCTTTAGTAATTGCGTGTACAACGATTATTTTCGGCCTGCTGCTCTGGTATGCGGATATAAAAGCAAAACAACTTAAAACGATTGAAAAAATTGGATTGAAAGAAGCTATCGTTATCGGCCTAGCTCAAGCTATTGCCATTATTCCCGGTACATCGCGCTCTGGCATTACGATGACGGCAGGCCTAATGCTTGGCCTTGACCGCGAAAGTACCGCAAAATTTTCTTTTTTATTATCAATTCCTATTATTCTTGGCGCAGGTCTTTTTTCTGTCTTAGAGCTACTCGGCAGTGTCGCTAAAGTCAATTGGAATGAGTTATTTTACGGAGCTGCATTCTCTTTTGTTGCTGCTTATTTATGTATATTCTTGTTTTTAAGTTGGATTTCTAAAATAGGCATGTTGCCATTCGTGATTTATCGTTTGGTATTAGGTTTCGTATTGTTATACATAGTTTTGGGTTAA
- the folK gene encoding 2-amino-4-hydroxy-6-hydroxymethyldihydropteridine diphosphokinase, which produces MQLVPHFILISVGSNIDKAANTDAGLNGLNKAFDGIQLSPVYESESVGFKGDTFFNLVVSASTNKSIARVCEILKQIEDENGRVRGSEKFAPRTLDLDLLTYDDTVIDNPIVLPREEILYNAFVLRPLADLVPQHMHPLVKKTYQSLWQQYDKQKQNLWVADYTWSKTKT; this is translated from the coding sequence ATGCAATTAGTGCCGCATTTCATACTTATTAGTGTTGGCTCTAACATTGACAAAGCGGCGAATACCGATGCTGGGCTCAATGGCTTAAATAAGGCCTTTGATGGCATACAACTCTCACCTGTTTACGAAAGTGAGTCTGTTGGTTTCAAAGGAGACACCTTCTTTAATCTAGTGGTGTCGGCGAGTACGAATAAAAGCATCGCTCGCGTTTGTGAAATTTTAAAACAAATTGAAGATGAAAACGGTCGCGTGCGCGGCTCGGAAAAGTTTGCCCCTCGCACATTAGACTTGGATTTACTTACGTATGATGACACTGTCATCGATAACCCGATTGTTTTACCTCGCGAAGAAATTCTCTATAATGCTTTTGTGTTAAGGCCGTTAGCGGATTTGGTACCACAGCACATGCATCCCTTGGTAAAGAAAACATATCAATCTTTATGGCAGCAGTACGACAAACAAAAACAGAATTTGTGGGTTGCTGACTATACATGGAGCAAGACGAAAACATGA
- the folB gene encoding dihydroneopterin aldolase yields MDLVKIQGLTVHALIGVFDFERHAKQRLILDVDMHTDLSVAAATDDVRNTIDYGKVAQRLAELANESSYFLLEALAKEMLDMIVDEFKPQKVTLTVNKPDILKEAENVAISMTRECN; encoded by the coding sequence ATGGATTTAGTTAAAATACAGGGCCTAACGGTCCACGCACTTATTGGTGTTTTTGATTTTGAAAGACACGCAAAGCAAAGATTAATACTCGACGTCGATATGCATACCGACCTTAGTGTAGCGGCCGCTACAGATGATGTTAGAAATACGATTGACTATGGAAAGGTGGCACAGCGTTTGGCTGAACTTGCAAATGAATCGTCATATTTTTTACTCGAGGCTTTAGCAAAAGAGATGCTCGATATGATAGTCGACGAGTTCAAGCCGCAAAAAGTGACGCTCACGGTGAATAAGCCGGATATTCTCAAAGAGGCCGAAAATGTCGCCATTAGTATGACCAGAGAATGCAATTAG
- the plsY gene encoding glycerol-3-phosphate 1-O-acyltransferase PlsY yields the protein MISFTLMMIFAAYILGSISSAIVICYLFGKGDPRNQGSGNPGATNVLRIAGPFAAVLVLVFDILKGTVSVYASFLLGVDAISIGAIAIAACLGHMYPVFFKFRGGKGVATALGCLISMGFNLAGLLLGSWILVVIVTGYSSLAAIITVMLAPIYTLFFKPEYLYAVIMLSILIIWQHRDNIRRLLRGEESKIWKKGKVNE from the coding sequence ATGATTTCATTCACGCTGATGATGATTTTTGCTGCATATATTTTAGGTTCCATTTCCAGTGCTATTGTCATTTGCTATCTTTTTGGGAAGGGTGATCCGCGCAACCAAGGCTCCGGAAACCCAGGTGCCACCAATGTGCTGCGCATAGCTGGGCCGTTTGCTGCAGTTTTAGTTTTAGTCTTCGATATATTGAAGGGAACAGTAAGCGTTTATGCTTCTTTCCTATTAGGGGTTGATGCCATTTCTATAGGAGCGATCGCGATCGCTGCATGTCTTGGCCATATGTATCCCGTATTTTTTAAATTTAGGGGCGGAAAAGGCGTAGCGACTGCATTAGGTTGTCTCATTTCAATGGGATTTAACTTAGCCGGTTTGTTACTGGGTAGTTGGATATTAGTCGTCATAGTGACAGGCTACTCGTCATTAGCGGCCATTATTACAGTAATGCTTGCCCCAATTTATACTCTTTTTTTCAAACCCGAATATCTATACGCAGTGATTATGCTGTCTATTCTTATTATATGGCAGCATCGCGATAATATTCGTCGCTTATTACGCGGAGAAGAAAGTAAAATTTGGAAAAAAGGCAAGGTAAATGAATAG
- the tsaD gene encoding tRNA (adenosine(37)-N6)-threonylcarbamoyltransferase complex transferase subunit TsaD, with protein sequence MKILGIETSCDETGVAIYDTDNGLLAHELYSQVKLHADYGGVVPELASRDHVRKIVPLIKRTIANSGLSASDIDGVAFTRGPGLVGALLVGSSVGRSLAYAWGVPAVGVHHMEGHLLAPMLDDNPPPFPFIALLVSGGHSMIVDVQGIGQYTVLGESLDDAAGEAFDKTAKLLGLDYPGGPLLAKLAEKGEAGHYKFPRPMTDRPGLDMSFSGLKTFAANTIRACDGSEQTKANIAYAFQDAVVDTLLIKCQRALKQTKQKRLVIAGGVSANKQLRATLQDLNRRKGIEVYYPAFEYCTDNGAMIAFAGAQRLLAGESVGLDTKAMPRWPLDSLQAI encoded by the coding sequence ATGAAAATTTTAGGTATTGAAACCTCTTGTGACGAAACTGGCGTCGCGATATACGATACAGACAATGGTTTACTAGCTCACGAACTTTATAGTCAAGTTAAGCTACATGCTGATTACGGTGGTGTTGTGCCAGAGCTGGCATCACGGGATCACGTCCGAAAAATCGTGCCTTTAATTAAACGTACAATAGCTAACTCAGGTTTGAGTGCTAGCGATATTGATGGTGTTGCATTTACCCGCGGACCAGGCTTGGTGGGAGCGTTACTTGTCGGTTCGTCAGTGGGGCGCAGTTTAGCCTACGCTTGGGGCGTGCCTGCCGTCGGTGTTCATCACATGGAAGGGCATTTATTAGCCCCGATGTTAGATGATAACCCACCGCCTTTTCCTTTCATTGCTTTATTGGTATCAGGTGGTCATAGCATGATTGTCGATGTGCAGGGCATTGGGCAATATACGGTATTAGGTGAATCATTAGATGACGCTGCAGGTGAAGCATTTGATAAAACAGCGAAACTCCTTGGACTTGATTATCCAGGTGGCCCTTTATTAGCGAAATTGGCAGAAAAGGGCGAAGCAGGGCATTACAAGTTTCCTCGACCAATGACCGATAGACCAGGCTTGGACATGAGCTTTAGCGGCTTGAAAACATTCGCAGCAAATACTATTCGAGCTTGCGATGGCAGTGAACAAACAAAAGCAAACATAGCCTATGCATTTCAAGATGCAGTGGTCGATACTTTGCTGATTAAATGCCAGCGTGCGTTAAAGCAAACAAAACAAAAGCGGCTTGTAATAGCGGGCGGTGTTAGCGCCAACAAACAGCTGAGGGCCACTTTGCAAGACTTGAATCGCCGTAAAGGAATTGAGGTGTATTATCCTGCTTTTGAATACTGTACAGATAATGGCGCAATGATTGCGTTTGCTGGAGCGCAGCGCTTGCTAGCTGGAGAATCTGTAGGGCTAGATACGAAAGCGATGCCACGATGGCCGCTAGATTCACTTCAAGCGATATAG
- the rpsU gene encoding 30S ribosomal protein S21 has product MPIVKVRDNEPFDIALRRFKRSCEKAGVLSEVRRREFFEKPTWERKRKKAAAKKRHMKKLARENARRIKLY; this is encoded by the coding sequence ATGCCAATCGTGAAAGTAAGAGATAACGAACCGTTTGATATCGCGCTTAGACGCTTCAAACGTTCATGTGAGAAAGCTGGTGTACTATCTGAAGTTCGCCGTCGCGAATTTTTCGAAAAACCAACTTGGGAACGCAAGCGCAAGAAAGCTGCTGCTAAAAAGCGTCACATGAAAAAGTTAGCTCGCGAAAACGCACGTCGTATCAAGTTGTACTAA
- a CDS encoding GatB/YqeY domain-containing protein: protein MTLLDTLKEAQKDAMRAKDKATLKTLRMALAAVKQREVDERIELNDTDVLAILTKMVKQRNESITPFRAAGRQDLVDIEEAEIAVITKFLPQALTADEINALIDEAMAATGAESMQDMGKVMGWLKPKVTGRADMGALSGSIKAKLA from the coding sequence ATGACTTTATTAGATACATTAAAAGAAGCTCAAAAAGATGCGATGCGCGCTAAAGATAAAGCGACGCTTAAAACATTGAGAATGGCACTTGCCGCTGTCAAACAGCGCGAAGTGGATGAGCGTATCGAATTAAATGATACCGACGTTCTCGCTATATTGACCAAGATGGTGAAGCAGCGCAATGAATCTATCACACCATTCAGAGCTGCGGGTCGTCAAGATTTAGTAGATATCGAAGAAGCTGAAATAGCCGTTATTACCAAATTCTTACCTCAAGCGCTAACAGCAGATGAAATCAACGCACTCATTGACGAAGCAATGGCTGCGACAGGTGCTGAATCGATGCAAGATATGGGTAAAGTTATGGGATGGTTGAAACCAAAAGTAACTGGCCGCGCCGATATGGGTGCATTAAGCGGTAGCATCAAAGCTAAACTAGCCTAA